The Apium graveolens cultivar Ventura chromosome 6, ASM990537v1, whole genome shotgun sequence genome contains a region encoding:
- the LOC141664301 gene encoding uncharacterized protein LOC141664301 has protein sequence MVRVRDGIQQLDPQQHKFKEEFAHCQDNEAYYITNKGQRKTAGGGELETSVIIETTSGYWREKKKDLPVYNGDDLIGHKTSYVFCSRENDETSWTMDALAVNPEIIPVAAKNQIKDTIACRIFRVKPSKTSEESSNEYEDFEEEEEDLEMEELEEEAEEQMGEVVDEN, from the exons ATGGTCAGGGTCAGGGATGGAATTCAGCAACTTGACCCTCAACAACATAAATTCA AAGAGGAGTTCGCTCACTGCCAAGATAATGAAGCATATTACATCACAAATAAAGGACAAAGAAAGACAGCAGGAGGAGGAGAATTGGAAACAAGTGTTATCATTGAGACTACTAGTGGGTAttggagagaaaagaaaaaagattTACCAGTCTATAATGGGGATGATCTTATCGGCCATAAAACAAGTTATGTTTTTTGTAGCAGGGAAAATGATGAGACATCCTGGACAATGGATGCATTGGCTGTCAATCCAGAGATAATTCCAGTTGCTGCTAAGAATCAG ATTAAAGACACCATTGCGTGTAGGATATTTAGAGTAAAACCATCAAAGACATCAGAGGAATCCTCCAACGAGTATGAAGACTtcgaagaagaagaagaagatctGGAGATGGAAGAATTAGAGGAGGAGGCTGAAGAGCAAATGGGAGAAGTAGTAGATGAAAATTAG